The sequence below is a genomic window from Aureispira sp. CCB-E.
AACAAATTGTCATAAAAAGAGTATAAGAATATCTTATCCTATACTCTATAAACTGCTTTGAAAAGAGCAAAACTAGTTCATCATTCTCAATTATAATGAATTGGCTTCTATTCAAAAAAAGTACCTAGAGTATTGACCTAATTAAAAACTAAAAAAAATCATTTTGACTGACGAATTTAAACAAGAGAAAGCAAGCTTATTTGCATTAATTCAATCTGGAGATGAAAACAACGTAGATATTGCTATTCAAATTATGAAAGGCGATGTTGCTTTGCAGCGAGCTTTTGTTCAAGATGCTTATATGATTATAGAACAATCGTGGCATTTGAGAACAATCCAAGGCGTTCTGAGGGCTGCGGAAGATACTCCTGCGGCAAAAGCTACTTTAAAAAAACGCTATGCTTCTTTGCTGCATTTGGTAAGTACATTGACTCATAACAGCAACAAGTTGACAACGCTGGTTTCTGTGGTAGATGCTTTTCAGAGTTATTACTTATACAGACCTTCTGGTTGGCAACCAACCGCAAATGACAAGGAAATTATGGCAACACTTCCTGTTCAAACCTTAAATTTGCGAGATCGTTGCTTTAGTCGTTTACCTGACTGGATGGGTTATTTAACTCAATTAAAAACATTAATCCTCAGTAGAAATGTATTGAAGGTACTGCCCGATTCTATTTGTAATTTGACTCGTTTGGAGCATCTAGATTTACAAGAAAATGTTCTAGAAACATTACCTCAAAATATCGGGAACTTGACGGCTCTAAAAACACTAGAATTGCGGAAGAATAGTTTTCAGGTATTGCCCGATTCTATAGGGCAATTAATAGGCTTAGAGGAATTGAGTTTGGAGTACAATCAATTGACCGCTATCCCAGTTTCAATAGGTCAAATTCAGCGATTGGTAAAACTAGATATTTCGGATAATAATCTTACACATTTACCTGAAGAAATTGGTGCTTTTAGCAATTTGGTTGAATTGGATGCTAGGAATAATCAGTTGGAAAGTTTGCCTTCAAGTTTGCAACAGTTGACCAAACTCGAAATTTTGTGGTTGTCCAACAATCAACTGGCAGATTTGCCGAATTGGGTGAGTGCCTTTAAAAAATTGAGAAAATTGCATCTGTCCAACAATCAACTCAAGCATTTACCTTCGGTAATTACGGCTTTATCCAACCTAAAACGCTTGTATTTGCACAACAATCACCTTACCACATTACCCGATGATATTGGACAATTATCAAGTTTAAATTATATTGATTTAGATGAAAATAATATTCAGTTGTTGCCAGAATCGTTGGGGGACTTGATCGCTCTACGAGAAATACGCTTATTTAATAATCCGATTGAAAAATTACCTACTCGGTTGATCGAATTGCCAAACTTCAAAGAAATTGGACTAGGAGATACGCCTATTGGTCGCCAGTATGGAATTGAAGTTGTGCGTGGTCGAAAAGAAGTCGTAACCTTACTACGACAGGTTTCGGTTGTGTTCTAATAATAGAATAACTTTGTAGCAGCCCACCTAACTATTGAAGAATAGTTTACTCTCGATATGTTGATGGAATTCGTTCAAGAATTCCATCAGCATATGTATGATATAGATTCAACTCATCCAAATGCACATAACCAATATGGCAGCCACAAGTTGCATTGATACAAGATTTAGGAGTTAGGCAATCTCTTATTTCATGTGTATAAATATTTCCTAAGACAGTATCAATAAAATGGCAACTGCGAACATCTCCATTTCCATCTACTGTAAAAGAAGTGCACCCTGCTTGGCAAGATTTTCCTAAACTTTGGTGATGCATAGTATTGTAGCGAAACAGTGGGTCTGTTCTTTCGATTCTAAGAATATCTTCTTCTGTATAATAGTTAGGAATTCGTTTGTAGGCATTAGCCCAAACATAACGATTAGGGTTAATACTCGCTCTCAAGCG
It includes:
- a CDS encoding leucine-rich repeat domain-containing protein codes for the protein MTDEFKQEKASLFALIQSGDENNVDIAIQIMKGDVALQRAFVQDAYMIIEQSWHLRTIQGVLRAAEDTPAAKATLKKRYASLLHLVSTLTHNSNKLTTLVSVVDAFQSYYLYRPSGWQPTANDKEIMATLPVQTLNLRDRCFSRLPDWMGYLTQLKTLILSRNVLKVLPDSICNLTRLEHLDLQENVLETLPQNIGNLTALKTLELRKNSFQVLPDSIGQLIGLEELSLEYNQLTAIPVSIGQIQRLVKLDISDNNLTHLPEEIGAFSNLVELDARNNQLESLPSSLQQLTKLEILWLSNNQLADLPNWVSAFKKLRKLHLSNNQLKHLPSVITALSNLKRLYLHNNHLTTLPDDIGQLSSLNYIDLDENNIQLLPESLGDLIALREIRLFNNPIEKLPTRLIELPNFKEIGLGDTPIGRQYGIEVVRGRKEVVTLLRQVSVVF